AGCGCCTGATATAATTCGCCCCATGCTACGCTCGTCGGAATGGCGCCGCAGCCTTTCCAAAAATCGAGCTGAACCGGCGAATTCTGCGTACGGATTGTCATACCTTTGAGATCGGCCGGTTTTTTAATCGGCTTTTTACCGTAATAATCGCGAACCGAAGCCGTCCAATATCCCATAATGCGGTAACGGTTATTTGTCTTTTTCAAAACCACGTCTTTTAAAGCCGTACCGAATTCTCCGTCGAGACACTTTTCCCAATGCGCAAAGCTGTTAAACAAATACGGAAGCGCAAAGATATTTACTTCAGGAACGCCGATTGCAGCCATAAATCCGGGAGAAGCGACACAAAGTTGAAGAGCGCCCATATCAAGTTTTTCCACCAATTCATTTTCATTTTCACCCATCGTACCGTGGTGGCAGATAACTTTGATTTTGCCGCCGGACTCCGCTTCCGCAACTTCTTTAAATTTAATAATCGCATAAGCATAAGGATTTTCAAGCGAAGTTTGATTATGAGCGACAATCAATTCAAGAGGTTTTCCACTCGAGTCCGCCGTTCCGATAGCAAATGCCGTACTTGCAATAATCAGTGCGGCGGCAAAAACAACGATTTTTTTCATAGTTCCTCCAAAAAACGCGATTTTCTGTTGTCGTCGTTTTTAACAACATTTACGGTATATCATATAATGGAATAAAATTAAAATCAATATAAAAAAATTAATAAGGCAATCACATCGCCGTTCGCAATCAACAACCCCGACGCAGCCTCGCAGCGAAGCTTCACGCGGTATCGGGGTATTAAACCCTCCGCACAAATAAAAAAAACGGAACCGCCTTACGGCAGCCCCGTTTTACGTTTCGCGTATTTTACGCTTACTTTTGCAGAATAAATTCGACGCGGCGGTTTTTCCAGTTCTGATCTTTATCGCGCCAATCGGCGACAAGCTCCGTACCGCCCTTTCCTTGGGTAGAAAGACGGGAAGCGCTTATGCCTTTATCGACGAGATAGAATTTTACGAATTCCGCGCGTTTTTGCGAAAGCGGAATCAGCGCAGGTCCCCACTGACGCGGATTGTCCTGCGTTTCTTCAGCTTCGTTTTCCGTCGTACGGTTCGCGTGTCCGACGACCGCAACTTTATACTCCTTGAATTTATTCAGGATTTCCGCAATGCGCTTGAGGATGCGTTCGTTGTTTGCCGCCTGTTCCGCCGTAACGCCGTCGCGTTTTCCGGGCGCGCTTTCGACTTTAAAGTCGGCGTTGTCGGGACGGAAGATGATCGACGGAACGGCCATTTTAAGCACATTGCCTTCGCGGATGACGAGCACGTCGACGGGGATGATCCCCCGCACCGTCGACGTCATGCCGAGATTGTCTTTAACGGTAAACACCCACGGATAATCGACCGCCGACTGAACGCGTTCCGCCATGCCCGACGCGGTCTTTTGCGTATTGCTCAAACCGTCCCACACGATGCGTTCCGTAATCGCCGACGTTCCGCCCGTCTGCCAAAAGCGGCGTCCGTTCGGATCGTTGATTGTAAACGACCATGCGGTAATTTTACCTTTTGTCGAACCGTTCAATCTGATAAACAAATCGTCGTCAACGCCGTCATTGTCCGGGCTGAAGTATGAAGGCGTCGTGCGGACGCTGAGTTCGGGAGGAACGGCCGAACATACAAACGGAGACGATGAGGCGGAAACGCTCCGCCCGTTTCGATATACGATGCCGAGTTTTCCGATAAAAGTACCTTCACCGGCTTTTCCCGCGCTGTCCAAACCGTCCCACATAATCGATGCGGGAAGGCTCGCACCGTCTTTCGACGACCAGCTGCGCACCGCTTTTCCGTCTTCTCTGCATACGTCGAAATTCCACGACGAAATCGCGTCGCTGACCGATGTGCGGATATCAAAACGTTGAGAATCAAGTATACCGTCGCCGTTCGGAGAGATACCGTCGTAAGCCGTCGTCACGTACGCTTTTACGTCGCGGGTATCGACAGAGATACCTCGAATCGATGTGCCGAACGCATTGCCCGCTTCATCCGTCGAAGCGATGGAAAGCGTATACGTGCCGTCGGGAACCGTATTGCCCGATTCGTCGGCACCGTTCCATGCGAATCCCGCTTTGCCTGCAGTCTGCACGGTGCCCGCCCACGTGTATTTCCGGACAAGGGTACCGCGCGCATTGCGCACTTCGGCAGTCCACAGTTTTTCCGTCGTGCAGTCGCGGACATCGACCGGCAAAGTGCTTTGACTCGAATCGCCTGACGGCGAAAAAGACATCCACGGAATTTCCGCGGCAAGATACGGTGCTTTCGTGTCGAGGGCAAAAGCCTGCGTCGAAGCCGATGCCGTCGAAGCGTTTGCGGACGTTATTTCAAGAGAAGCGATATACTGTCCGTCGGAACAGAGAGCGCCTTTGTCGTCTCTTCCGTCCCACACAAACGATGCGGGAACGTCTTTGTTTTCGCTCAGCGTTTTAAGCGCGGTACTCGAACCCGCCTTCATAATTTTAAACGCATACTTTACGATACCGCCGCTTCCCGCATGCGTGACGGGCGTAAAGGAAATCGTATCTTTGACTTTATCGCCGTTCGGTGAAAACGCGCTGTCCTGCATTGCAAGAAGCAGCGTCGCCTTCGTCGTGTCGAAATTGAACGCATCGGAACGGACGGCTACGGTATTGCCCGCCAAGTCGGTTGCCGAAAGCTCGTACACGTATGAACCGTCGGGTACAATTTTTCCGGCATCATCGAGACCGTCCCACGAAACCGTTTCCGGCGGGAATTCGCCGAGCGAATACTCACGCACGGCTTTTGTCATATTGCCCGAAGCGTAGATGCGCCCCGTCCATGCGGGAACCGCCGCAAGCGTTTTCGGCACAATCGTTTCATTTATTGTAATCGTGCTCTTCGAACCCGCGCCGAATACTTTATCGGATACGCGCAGCTGAGCCTGCGGTTTTTTCGTATCGATGACGCAGACCGGCGAAGTAATCGGAGCAGGCTCGTAACCGTTGAGATATTTTGCCGTAACGCGCGCCTGATAGCGTCCGTCGGGGAGCGTTTTGCCGTCGGCTCCCGTTCCGTCGAATACGATCGTTTCAGGCGGTAAGGCCGACGAAGACTGATCGAATGTACGGTAGACTTTGCCGTTTGCATCGACTATGCTTACCGCCCATTCGGTAAGCTTGTTTCCGGTGCTCGCGTCGGGAACGGGGATCGTTACGTTGAATGTAACCGCTTTTTGTTTACTTTCGGTGTTCGGAGAAAAATAAGGAGAGCCTGAAATCGCAATATTCGTCGCGGGTTTTTCCGCAGAAAAGATGATATTCGATATGGAAGCGGCGGGAGAAGTGTTTCCCGCTCTGTCCGTCGCACTAATCGTATACGAATAGATGCCGTCGGCAACCGGCTTTCCCGAGTCTCCCGTTCCGTTCCAATTGAACGCGGGCGGCTCGGTATCTTTCCACGAATAGGTTTTGACTGCGCTTCCGTCGGCTCCGGCGAAAACGCCTTTCCATTCGTCTTCTTTCGAACCGGACTGCCGCACGGAAAATACGGATTTAGCGCCTTCGCCGAAAATCTTATCGGTCGGCTGAGTAAGCGCGATGGAAGGCGGCGTCGTATCGACGATGACCGTATATTTGCCGGTTTTGCCGACATTACCGTTATCGTCCGTCGCCGTAAAATAATAATTATACGTTCCGTCCGGAGCCGTTTCGCCGTTATCCATAACACCGTTCCAAGAAACGACGGAGGGGATATCGATCGTTTTTTTTGCAGAAAAGAGCTGTTTCCAAAACGATTTGAACGTCAGCTTTTCCGTAAACGCGAGTTTGTTTCCGATCGTGCGCACGACGCTGCCGCTTTCGTTTTCGACGACAAAGCTCCACGAAACGACATACCGCCTGTCGGAAATTCGCAGCGGAACGTCAAGCGAATCCTGAACGCCGTCGTTATTCGGCGAAATATATTTCGGCTGCCGCTGGGCAAAGACCGAAGCGGCGGAAAACAAAAAGAGTACCGCCGCGATAAGCACAGATATCCGTTTCATTATTTATCCTCCCCCGCCCACAGTTCGATTTCCGGCGGATCGGTATCCGCCAGTCCCAAATTGAATTTGACGTTGCCCGAAACGGCGTGTACCGTTTCGTAAAGCTGCTGCCATCCGGCA
This Treponema socranskii subsp. buccale DNA region includes the following protein-coding sequences:
- a CDS encoding TRAP transporter substrate-binding protein; this translates as MKKIVVFAAALIIASTAFAIGTADSSGKPLELIVAHNQTSLENPYAYAIIKFKEVAEAESGGKIKVICHHGTMGENENELVEKLDMGALQLCVASPGFMAAIGVPEVNIFALPYLFNSFAHWEKCLDGEFGTALKDVVLKKTNNRYRIMGYWTASVRDYYGKKPIKKPADLKGMTIRTQNSPVQLDFWKGCGAIPTSVAWGELYQALQQGVVDSAENDYTNFMLKEHHKTPNGKYVCETHHDFTTRLFLMNGNFYDKLTEEQKGWINKAAAAATAEDRKVTYAMFNSSKAKVIADGAVVTDFKDMDIAAFKAIAVPIQDKFAKNNDMTKYINMVRSAK
- a CDS encoding FlgD immunoglobulin-like domain containing protein, which translates into the protein MKRISVLIAAVLFLFSAASVFAQRQPKYISPNNDGVQDSLDVPLRISDRRYVVSWSFVVENESGSVVRTIGNKLAFTEKLTFKSFWKQLFSAKKTIDIPSVVSWNGVMDNGETAPDGTYNYYFTATDDNGNVGKTGKYTVIVDTTPPSIALTQPTDKIFGEGAKSVFSVRQSGSKEDEWKGVFAGADGSAVKTYSWKDTEPPAFNWNGTGDSGKPVADGIYSYTISATDRAGNTSPAASISNIIFSAEKPATNIAISGSPYFSPNTESKQKAVTFNVTIPVPDASTGNKLTEWAVSIVDANGKVYRTFDQSSSALPPETIVFDGTGADGKTLPDGRYQARVTAKYLNGYEPAPITSPVCVIDTKKPQAQLRVSDKVFGAGSKSTITINETIVPKTLAAVPAWTGRIYASGNMTKAVREYSLGEFPPETVSWDGLDDAGKIVPDGSYVYELSATDLAGNTVAVRSDAFNFDTTKATLLLAMQDSAFSPNGDKVKDTISFTPVTHAGSGGIVKYAFKIMKAGSSTALKTLSENKDVPASFVWDGRDDKGALCSDGQYIASLEITSANASTASASTQAFALDTKAPYLAAEIPWMSFSPSGDSSQSTLPVDVRDCTTEKLWTAEVRNARGTLVRKYTWAGTVQTAGKAGFAWNGADESGNTVPDGTYTLSIASTDEAGNAFGTSIRGISVDTRDVKAYVTTAYDGISPNGDGILDSQRFDIRTSVSDAISSWNFDVCREDGKAVRSWSSKDGASLPASIMWDGLDSAGKAGEGTFIGKLGIVYRNGRSVSASSSPFVCSAVPPELSVRTTPSYFSPDNDGVDDDLFIRLNGSTKGKITAWSFTINDPNGRRFWQTGGTSAITERIVWDGLSNTQKTASGMAERVQSAVDYPWVFTVKDNLGMTSTVRGIIPVDVLVIREGNVLKMAVPSIIFRPDNADFKVESAPGKRDGVTAEQAANNERILKRIAEILNKFKEYKVAVVGHANRTTENEAEETQDNPRQWGPALIPLSQKRAEFVKFYLVDKGISASRLSTQGKGGTELVADWRDKDQNWKNRRVEFILQK